From Lycium ferocissimum isolate CSIRO_LF1 chromosome 12, AGI_CSIRO_Lferr_CH_V1, whole genome shotgun sequence, one genomic window encodes:
- the LOC132039046 gene encoding secreted RxLR effector protein 161-like yields MEDIKASDIPIATATKLTLDKVGPPIEQKLYSGMIGSLLYLTSSRPNIVFSVGLCERFQPNSKESHLKVVKRILRYLKGTSELGLWYPRGSNFDLVGYADADYAGYLVDRKSTTGMAHFLGSCLLSWATKK; encoded by the coding sequence ATGGAAGATATAAAGGCAAGTGATATTCCTATTGCAACAGCCACAAAGCTCACCTTGGATAAAGTTGGTCCACCAATTGAGCAGAAACTATATAGTGGTATGATTGGCTCCCTTTTGTATCTCACTTCTAGTCGACCTAACATTGTATTCAGTGTGGGATTATGTGAAAGATTTCAACCGAATTCTAAAGAGTCTCATCTAAAAGTTGTGAAAAGAATCTTGAGATATTTGAAAGGAACAAGTGAGTTGGGGCTATGGTATCCTAGAGGTAGCAACTTTGACCTAGTTGGATATGCTGATGCCGACTATGCCGGATATTTGGTAGATAGGAAGAGCACTACAGGTATGGCACACTTTCTTGGATCATGTTTGCTCTCCTGGGcgacaaagaaataa